The following coding sequences lie in one Mycoplasma crocodyli MP145 genomic window:
- the glf gene encoding UDP-galactopyranose mutase → MNKKIKIIGAGVSGCTMANLLAEKGYEIELYEQKSHIGGNCYDLKSKKGNLYHLYGPHIFHTKNNDVANYIKKFADFNEYINKPVSRVNKKYINLPVSLESIKQIDPINYKEITDKLLKCFPNKTEVPVYELNALEELKRDKKISKIISWIYLNIYAKYTSKMWGIEIENIDKSVLNRVKILLTNEHNYFPGAILQGLPIGGYTKMLHKMIDNKNIKLFINTDALKKLSLREGKTFWDNKEYEGLIIYTGQIEKLIDFKFGSLPYRSLYFKFLEFNKPEYQNFTIINKPLDKKITRTVEYNKMTLIKNNSTIISHEYPGEYNIESNKWSIPYYPIQQIDNINLYNKYKEEISKYSNILLLGRLAQYKYLDIDTTIEQAFELFNEILKK, encoded by the coding sequence ATGAATAAAAAAATCAAAATTATAGGTGCAGGAGTTTCTGGTTGCACCATGGCAAACTTACTTGCAGAAAAAGGATATGAAATAGAATTATATGAACAAAAAAGTCATATTGGTGGAAATTGCTATGATTTAAAAAGCAAAAAAGGTAATCTTTATCATCTTTATGGACCTCATATTTTTCATACAAAAAATAATGATGTAGCTAATTATATAAAAAAATTTGCTGACTTTAATGAATATATAAATAAACCCGTTTCTAGAGTAAATAAAAAGTATATTAATTTACCTGTTTCATTAGAAAGCATAAAACAAATTGATCCAATTAACTATAAGGAAATTACAGATAAACTATTAAAATGTTTTCCTAATAAAACAGAGGTGCCAGTATATGAACTAAATGCATTAGAAGAACTAAAACGAGACAAAAAAATAAGTAAAATTATTAGTTGAATTTATTTAAATATTTATGCTAAATACACATCTAAAATGTGGGGAATTGAAATTGAAAATATTGACAAATCTGTTCTAAACAGAGTTAAAATACTACTTACAAATGAGCATAATTATTTTCCTGGTGCTATATTACAAGGTTTGCCAATTGGGGGATATACCAAGATGCTTCATAAAATGATTGATAATAAAAATATTAAGTTGTTTATAAACACCGATGCTCTTAAAAAATTATCTTTAAGAGAAGGTAAAACATTTTGAGATAATAAAGAATACGAAGGGTTAATAATCTACACAGGACAAATTGAAAAACTTATAGATTTTAAATTTGGTTCTTTACCATATAGGTCATTATATTTTAAATTTTTAGAATTCAACAAACCGGAATATCAAAATTTCACAATAATAAACAAGCCACTTGATAAGAAAATAACAAGAACCGTTGAGTATAATAAAATGACTTTAATTAAAAATAATTCAACAATTATTTCGCACGAATATCCTGGTGAGTATAATATCGAATCAAATAAGTGAAGTATTCCATATTATCCTATACAACAGATTGATAATATAAATTTATACAATAAATATAAAGAAGAAATTTCAAAGTATAGTAACATTTTATTGCTTGGTAGATTAGCACAGTATAAATATCTTGATATTGACACAACAATTGAGCAAGCATTTGAATTATTCAATGAAATACTTAAGAAATAA
- a CDS encoding glycosyltransferase family A protein, whose translation MYDLDYKLCTIIIPAYNSQDYIHDALNSILSNKNHEEYINVVVVDDCSTDKTKEIVKRYSLMHKNIFLYEKEKNGNWGSVINYVRDHKLVNSKYMMFLDSDDKIKNIFLKTLIKYDSKSNYDFLISKTSVVYFEKMKITIKPRYFIKAKNLIHSSPALIPVSLIIKSDIFYKTSNLEEGVSYQDFPFFLEALKISKNPSFVNKTTGIYWFNRPGNTMSSQWNKKRKLGEQAAFNSLIKKGLCEYQLLKLLLHSYVSNLFNSKCKIYLEASKVQKFLSYSTLITRLLIKKQIKKALKLNVLEFVYDSSKCKFEIYEN comes from the coding sequence ATGTATGATCTAGATTATAAATTATGTACAATAATTATACCTGCTTATAATTCTCAGGATTATATTCATGATGCTTTAAATTCCATATTAAGTAATAAAAATCATGAAGAATATATCAATGTCGTTGTCGTAGATGATTGTTCTACTGACAAAACAAAAGAAATTGTTAAAAGATATTCTTTAATGCATAAAAACATTTTTTTGTATGAAAAAGAAAAAAATGGAAATTGAGGATCTGTCATAAATTATGTAAGAGACCATAAATTGGTAAATTCGAAATACATGATGTTTTTAGATAGTGATGATAAAATAAAAAATATATTCCTTAAAACATTGATTAAATATGATTCTAAATCAAATTATGATTTTCTTATATCGAAAACATCTGTCGTTTATTTTGAAAAAATGAAAATAACAATTAAGCCAAGATATTTTATAAAAGCCAAAAATTTAATCCATTCCTCTCCAGCACTTATACCCGTTTCACTAATAATTAAATCAGATATTTTTTATAAAACATCTAATCTTGAAGAGGGTGTTTCATACCAAGATTTTCCATTTTTTTTAGAAGCATTAAAAATATCAAAAAATCCTTCCTTTGTTAATAAAACTACTGGAATTTATTGATTCAATAGACCTGGTAACACAATGTCAAGTCAATGAAATAAAAAAAGAAAATTAGGTGAGCAAGCTGCATTTAATTCACTTATTAAAAAAGGATTATGCGAATATCAACTTTTAAAGTTACTTTTGCATTCATACGTATCAAATTTGTTTAATTCAAAGTGTAAGATTTACCTCGAAGCTTCCAAAGTGCAAAAATTTCTATCTTACTCTACATTAATTACAAGATTATTAATTAAAAAACAAATTAAAAAAGCTCTTAAGTTGAATGTTCTAGAGTTTGTTTATGATTCATCAAAATGTAAATTTGAAATTTATGAAAATTAA
- a CDS encoding UTP--glucose-1-phosphate uridylyltransferase, whose translation MEKQIKKVIIPCAGWGTRFLPLTKTIHKELLPILNRPAIDYLIDEAIESGIEEVILVISERKRELDNYFKINEDLETELKTKNKTKLLQAVKKTNRSKYITIVIQDKQLGLGHAISICKNKVGNEPFGVILGDDLIRVDAGEKPALKQLIDTYDKIGHQNIVGVQKVPWDCVNKYGIVAPKIYSERKNKFFEIIGAIEKPQPEDSPSSRAILGRYIFNPEIFDLLLKTKPGVGSEIQLVDCFDELMLKQKVFACEFSGTRYDLGGVEGFVKANIDYALDNEQFSEQINEFIHSKIR comes from the coding sequence ATGGAAAAACAAATTAAAAAAGTTATCATACCTTGTGCTGGTTGAGGAACTAGATTCCTTCCACTCACCAAAACAATTCATAAAGAACTTTTACCAATTCTTAACAGACCGGCAATTGATTATCTAATAGATGAAGCTATTGAGTCTGGAATAGAAGAAGTAATTTTAGTAATAAGTGAAAGAAAAAGAGAATTAGATAACTACTTTAAAATTAATGAAGATCTTGAAACTGAACTTAAAACAAAAAATAAAACAAAATTACTTCAGGCTGTTAAAAAAACAAATAGATCAAAATATATCACTATAGTAATTCAAGATAAACAACTAGGTTTAGGTCATGCAATATCAATATGCAAGAATAAAGTAGGTAATGAACCTTTTGGTGTTATATTGGGTGATGACTTAATTAGGGTAGACGCTGGTGAAAAACCTGCACTTAAGCAACTTATTGATACTTACGACAAAATTGGTCATCAAAATATAGTTGGGGTTCAAAAAGTGCCTTGAGATTGTGTGAATAAGTATGGAATAGTTGCTCCCAAAATTTATTCTGAAAGAAAAAATAAATTTTTTGAAATTATTGGCGCTATTGAAAAACCACAACCTGAAGACTCACCATCAAGTAGAGCTATTTTGGGTAGATATATATTTAACCCAGAAATTTTTGACTTGTTATTAAAAACAAAACCAGGTGTTGGAAGTGAAATTCAACTTGTTGATTGTTTTGATGAATTAATGTTAAAACAAAAGGTTTTTGCTTGCGAATTTAGCGGGACCAGATATGATCTTGGAGGTGTAGAAGGTTTTGTTAAAGCTAATATTGATTATGCACTTGATAACGAGCAATTCAGTGAACAAATTAATGAATTTATTCATTCAAAAATTAGGTAA
- a CDS encoding glycosyltransferase family 2 protein has translation MTLFYITNILFWVTFIIGIIFFVIYGLEWIHFFNSRKNINSLNNYTPKKTRNFALIIPARNESVTLSKLINSMQEQKYDGKIDIYLVADNCTDNRMTYNIGISKGVTVLERFNDIQKGGNFAIQHALRYIRDNNLLDNYDCFCSFDADNLLDKNWVFEVNKAFDFYGSEVVTTYRNSKNYADNWISSAYSIQFIKESSVINKSRNYKRYSAYVNGTGFSFTKKILEQTNWWDFNSLSHDIEFTQWLLLNNVNCAYSENAIFYDEQPIRFKDSWKQRMRWCVGFKQVWNIYKNRLNTALVKKNINKPSLITNYIMISPAIYTLIINISFYLITSISMVLMYFINYTLDPVTYVDYNLFGLILYILLTPFVIIITIYLNLFVQAIIIVKRNWKRINAKKSKKIISIFTYPLFMLSYIPISFIALFKKTYSTTPIQRKENQD, from the coding sequence ATGACTCTATTTTATATTACAAATATACTTTTTTGAGTAACTTTTATTATAGGTATTATTTTTTTTGTAATTTATGGTTTGGAGTGAATTCACTTTTTTAATTCAAGAAAAAATATAAATTCTCTCAATAATTACACACCAAAAAAAACAAGAAATTTTGCCTTAATTATTCCTGCTAGAAATGAAAGTGTTACACTTTCAAAGCTAATTAATTCAATGCAAGAACAGAAATATGATGGAAAAATTGATATATATCTAGTTGCTGATAATTGCACAGATAATAGAATGACATACAATATTGGTATATCAAAAGGTGTAACTGTTTTAGAAAGGTTTAATGATATTCAAAAGGGCGGGAACTTTGCTATACAACACGCATTAAGATATATTAGAGATAATAACCTTTTAGATAATTATGATTGTTTTTGTTCGTTTGATGCAGATAATTTACTTGATAAAAATTGAGTATTTGAAGTTAATAAAGCTTTTGATTTTTATGGGAGTGAGGTCGTTACTACATATAGAAACTCTAAAAACTATGCAGATAATTGAATATCAAGTGCTTATTCGATACAATTTATTAAGGAGTCAAGCGTAATAAATAAATCTAGAAATTATAAAAGATATAGTGCTTACGTTAATGGTACAGGATTTTCTTTCACTAAAAAAATTCTGGAACAAACTAATTGATGAGATTTCAATTCGCTAAGTCATGATATTGAGTTTACTCAATGATTATTATTGAATAACGTAAATTGTGCTTATTCAGAAAATGCTATTTTTTATGATGAACAACCGATAAGATTTAAAGATTCGTGAAAGCAAAGAATGAGATGATGTGTAGGTTTTAAACAAGTGTGAAATATTTACAAAAATAGATTAAATACTGCGCTTGTTAAAAAAAATATAAATAAACCTTCATTAATAACTAATTACATAATGATATCTCCGGCAATATATACGCTAATTATTAATATTTCATTTTATTTGATAACCTCAATTTCAATGGTTTTAATGTATTTTATTAATTATACCCTAGATCCTGTAACTTATGTTGATTATAATTTATTCGGTTTAATACTTTATATTCTACTAACTCCATTTGTTATAATTATTACTATATATTTAAACCTATTTGTTCAGGCGATAATTATTGTAAAAAGAAATTGAAAAAGAATTAATGCTAAGAAATCTAAAAAAATAATATCAATATTTACTTATCCATTATTTATGCTAAGTTATATCCCGATATCATTCATAGCTTTATTTAAAAAAACATATTCAACAACACCTATTCAAAGAAAAGAAAATCAAGATTAA
- the dnaK gene encoding molecular chaperone DnaK, translating into MAKEIILGIDLGTTNSVVSVMDEKTPVVLENPNGKRTTPSVVSFKNNEIIVGEVAKRQIETNPNTVSSIKRLIGTNEVVKVNKKEYKPEEISGMILSYMKDYAQKKLGATITKAVITVPAYFDNAQREATKIAGKIAGLDVLRIINEPTAAALAFGLDKTEKAMKVLVYDLGGGTFDVSVLELENGTFEVLSTSGDNHLGGDDWDNKIVEWLTGLIKKEHNFDASTDKMAMARLKEAAEKAKIDLSNQSIATINLPFLAVTPSGPINVEVELKRSEFDAMTAGLVDRTRKPIEDALREAKITAKDLHEVLLVGGSTRIPAVQDMVKRTLGKEPNRTINPDEVVSIGAAIQGSVLAGDIDDILLLDVTPLTLGIETMGGVSTPLIARNTTIPVTKSQIFSTASDNQSEVTVRVVQGERQMANDNKLLGQFNLTGIRPAPRGIPQIEVSFSIDVNGITKVTAKDKDTNKEQSITIQNSSKLSDAEINRMVKEAEDNREADSKRKEEAEVIVRAESLIDQIKKATSEQGDKLDEKTKEQSQKMIEELLDLINKKDITALKEKLDQYEELMRNFANYSAQQNATADDSKEEKETSKNNQEEEVEAEVIVEDDKK; encoded by the coding sequence ATGGCTAAAGAAATTATATTAGGAATTGACTTAGGAACAACTAACTCTGTTGTTTCAGTCATGGATGAAAAAACACCTGTTGTTTTAGAAAACCCAAATGGAAAAAGAACTACACCTTCAGTTGTAAGTTTTAAAAACAATGAAATAATTGTTGGTGAAGTTGCTAAAAGACAAATAGAAACAAACCCAAACACAGTTTCATCAATTAAAAGATTGATAGGAACAAATGAAGTAGTTAAAGTTAATAAAAAAGAATATAAACCAGAAGAAATTAGTGGAATGATTCTTTCATATATGAAAGACTATGCACAAAAAAAACTTGGTGCTACAATAACTAAAGCAGTTATTACCGTTCCTGCATATTTTGATAATGCACAACGTGAAGCTACAAAAATTGCTGGTAAAATTGCTGGATTAGATGTGCTACGTATCATTAATGAACCTACTGCTGCTGCATTAGCTTTTGGTCTTGATAAAACAGAAAAAGCAATGAAAGTTTTAGTATATGACCTAGGGGGAGGAACATTTGACGTTTCTGTTCTTGAATTAGAAAATGGAACATTTGAAGTTCTTTCAACATCTGGAGATAACCACTTAGGTGGAGATGACTGAGATAATAAAATCGTTGAATGATTAACAGGTCTTATTAAAAAAGAACACAATTTTGATGCATCAACCGATAAAATGGCTATGGCTCGTTTAAAAGAAGCTGCAGAAAAAGCAAAAATCGATTTATCAAACCAATCAATTGCTACAATTAACTTACCTTTCTTAGCGGTTACACCATCAGGACCTATTAACGTTGAAGTTGAATTAAAACGTAGTGAATTCGATGCTATGACAGCAGGTTTAGTTGATAGAACAAGAAAACCTATTGAAGACGCTTTAAGAGAAGCTAAAATTACCGCAAAAGACTTGCATGAAGTTCTATTGGTCGGAGGTTCAACAAGAATACCTGCAGTTCAAGACATGGTTAAAAGAACTTTAGGAAAAGAACCAAACAGAACAATCAATCCAGATGAAGTTGTTTCGATTGGTGCTGCAATTCAAGGATCTGTTTTAGCTGGTGATATTGATGATATCTTATTACTTGATGTTACACCTTTAACTTTAGGAATTGAAACAATGGGTGGAGTTTCTACACCACTTATTGCAAGAAATACAACAATTCCTGTAACAAAATCACAAATTTTCTCAACCGCTTCAGATAACCAAAGTGAAGTTACTGTTAGAGTTGTTCAAGGTGAAAGACAAATGGCTAATGATAATAAGTTGTTAGGGCAATTTAATTTAACTGGTATTAGACCTGCTCCTAGAGGAATTCCTCAAATTGAAGTTAGTTTCTCAATAGACGTTAATGGTATTACAAAAGTAACAGCAAAAGACAAAGATACCAATAAAGAACAATCAATTACTATTCAAAATTCATCAAAATTAAGTGATGCAGAAATCAATAGAATGGTTAAAGAAGCAGAAGATAACAGAGAAGCAGATAGCAAACGTAAAGAAGAAGCAGAAGTTATTGTTAGAGCGGAATCATTAATTGATCAAATCAAAAAAGCAACTAGTGAACAAGGTGACAAACTAGATGAAAAAACCAAAGAACAAAGTCAAAAAATGATTGAAGAACTATTAGATTTAATCAATAAAAAAGACATTACTGCTTTAAAAGAAAAATTAGATCAATATGAAGAATTAATGAGAAACTTTGCTAATTATTCAGCACAACAAAATGCAACAGCAGATGATTCAAAAGAAGAAAAAGAAACTTCTAAAAATAATCAAGAAGAAGAAGTTGAAGCAGAAGTTATTGTTGAAGACGATAAAAAATAA
- the grpE gene encoding nucleotide exchange factor GrpE, translating into MKSKTKDIVTSNLKNKKEDKKFIFSKGDILTAELQVKIGDKVIDEFTTQEIFTLGWEGYLPGFDKLLINKKIETPIHLKYKFLKSYEDVELKGKEADVTLKLVNLVREDKTFIFIEPQKEDVAKEPKKHHHHETSKEKELEAEIDRLKRQLEVKDIELKYTINSIQEKAKSLQEKANEEIKKALSENTEKIERDKQEIRQYALQNFLEDFITPYNNFELAIESGKNIDNQMVKNFVIGFNMIQKQFERMLEDNKIEIIKPEIGQMFDPEINNVMDIQYDKHKPINSILKVNMNGFKLSGRVVSPAQVTINKKN; encoded by the coding sequence ATGAAATCAAAAACTAAAGATATAGTAACAAGTAATTTAAAAAATAAAAAAGAAGATAAAAAATTTATATTTAGTAAAGGAGATATATTAACAGCAGAACTACAAGTTAAAATTGGAGATAAAGTAATCGATGAATTTACTACACAGGAAATATTCACTTTAGGATGAGAAGGATACCTACCTGGTTTTGATAAACTACTAATCAATAAAAAAATTGAGACCCCTATACATCTTAAGTATAAATTCCTTAAATCTTATGAAGATGTTGAACTTAAAGGTAAAGAAGCTGATGTAACATTAAAGCTAGTCAATTTAGTAAGAGAAGACAAAACTTTTATTTTCATAGAACCTCAAAAAGAAGATGTTGCTAAAGAACCTAAAAAACACCATCATCATGAAACGTCTAAAGAAAAAGAACTTGAAGCAGAAATCGACAGATTAAAAAGGCAACTTGAGGTTAAAGATATTGAACTAAAATATACTATTAATTCAATTCAAGAAAAAGCTAAATCACTTCAAGAAAAAGCTAATGAGGAAATTAAAAAAGCTCTTAGTGAAAATACTGAAAAAATTGAAAGAGATAAACAAGAAATTAGACAATATGCATTACAAAATTTCTTAGAAGATTTTATAACACCATATAATAACTTTGAATTAGCTATTGAAAGTGGGAAAAATATTGATAATCAAATGGTAAAAAATTTTGTTATTGGATTTAATATGATTCAAAAACAATTTGAAAGAATGTTAGAAGATAATAAAATTGAAATCATTAAACCCGAAATCGGTCAAATGTTTGACCCCGAAATTAATAATGTTATGGATATTCAATATGATAAACATAAACCTATAAATAGTATATTAAAAGTAAATATGAATGGATTTAAATTAAGTGGAAGAGTAGTTAGTCCAGCGCAAGTTACAATAAATAAAAAAAATTAG
- a CDS encoding heat-inducible transcriptional repressor HrcA: MEKIKESLEEILKLTVESYIEESEPISSSHLLIKYNLNYSSAKIRYLMNELEIDGFLEKAHISSGRIPSIKGLQYYSEYLAYSQQEILTSRLKKIFQKRKLQITDTVEQAVALISDITGLTLVTSIDDSNALLKSIQIVPLTEFTASVILVVSNGNVYSKTLDISNTHFKIEDVRIAIRLFKERLLNVKINELSSRALSLKDLLAKSIINYEELLEKFTSQVFDFAFTTRNKVYGKDNIILNKDINRYDLNKMLDLIENHSIWEIIEGNTPEDENLKISINKSGSIMSKRLPFEGTIQEISVVTPTVSDFAKMRSAIYLLEDILKNKKIDSVENFESSDDDIKGDDNEIKN, encoded by the coding sequence ATGGAAAAAATCAAAGAAAGTCTAGAAGAAATTCTAAAATTAACAGTTGAATCTTATATTGAAGAAAGTGAACCTATTTCATCAAGTCACTTGCTTATAAAATATAATTTAAATTATTCAAGTGCAAAGATAAGGTATTTAATGAATGAACTCGAAATTGATGGTTTTTTAGAAAAAGCCCATATTTCATCAGGTCGTATTCCTTCAATAAAAGGCCTTCAATATTACTCAGAATATCTTGCTTATAGTCAGCAAGAAATTCTTACTAGTCGTCTTAAAAAAATTTTCCAAAAACGCAAATTACAAATCACAGATACAGTTGAACAAGCTGTAGCACTCATTTCAGATATTACTGGATTAACATTAGTAACTAGTATTGACGATTCAAATGCACTACTTAAAAGTATACAAATAGTCCCATTAACAGAATTTACTGCATCAGTAATTTTGGTGGTTTCAAATGGTAATGTTTATTCAAAAACATTAGACATATCAAATACACACTTTAAAATAGAAGATGTAAGAATAGCTATTAGATTATTTAAAGAAAGATTACTTAATGTAAAAATAAATGAGCTTTCTAGCCGTGCTCTTTCTCTTAAGGATTTACTTGCAAAAAGCATAATAAACTATGAAGAGTTGTTAGAAAAATTTACAAGCCAAGTTTTCGATTTTGCCTTTACCACAAGGAATAAAGTTTATGGTAAGGACAATATAATATTAAATAAAGATATAAATAGATATGACTTAAACAAAATGCTTGATCTTATTGAAAATCACTCAATTTGAGAGATTATTGAAGGTAATACACCAGAAGATGAAAATCTAAAAATTTCAATAAACAAAAGTGGTTCTATAATGTCTAAACGATTACCTTTCGAAGGAACTATTCAAGAAATTAGTGTTGTTACACCTACTGTTAGTGACTTTGCAAAAATGAGAAGTGCAATTTATTTATTAGAAGATATATTAAAAAATAAAAAAATTGATAGTGTTGAAAATTTTGAATCTAGTGATGACGATATAAAAGGAGATGATAATGAAATCAAAAACTAA
- a CDS encoding LapA family protein, translating to MNIIDKIIKVYEIVGQTKQDTERTTNILIIFFGIAFLIIGIASFFLYPKQKRKMIQYKKEQLEEYYINHPKNKGCSYEASGLFVPGWQRMKYNIPIFVGMTFCIIGVFMIVAKISNIF from the coding sequence ATGAATATTATAGATAAAATTATTAAAGTTTATGAGATTGTTGGTCAAACCAAACAAGATACAGAACGCACAACTAATATATTAATTATATTTTTTGGAATTGCATTTTTAATTATCGGAATTGCATCATTCTTCCTATACCCAAAGCAAAAAAGGAAAATGATTCAATATAAAAAAGAACAATTAGAAGAGTATTATATCAATCATCCAAAAAATAAAGGTTGTTCATATGAAGCAAGTGGGTTATTTGTTCCGGGATGACAAAGGATGAAATACAACATCCCTATATTTGTTGGAATGACTTTTTGCATAATCGGTGTGTTTATGATTGTTGCAAAAATATCAAACATTTTTTAA